A genomic region of Azoarcus sp. KH32C contains the following coding sequences:
- a CDS encoding 2Fe-2S iron-sulfur cluster-binding protein produces MPNITFSSPKMKKDLTVYAAAGDRKTILGVAQDHQVAIDCECQKGECGSCTVEVIHIGNKPPMGVHVTEKEKLTLLTSGKLKLKDFEELELLDLAPRYRLACQYMLLDEDIVVKF; encoded by the coding sequence ATGCCCAACATCACCTTCAGTTCGCCGAAGATGAAGAAAGACCTCACGGTCTACGCGGCGGCCGGGGATCGCAAGACGATCCTCGGCGTCGCACAGGACCATCAGGTCGCGATCGACTGCGAGTGCCAGAAGGGCGAATGCGGTTCCTGCACGGTCGAAGTCATCCACATCGGCAACAAGCCGCCGATGGGGGTGCATGTCACCGAAAAGGAAAAGCTGACGCTGCTGACCTCGGGCAAGCTCAAGTTGAAGGATTTCGAAGAACTCGAACTCCTCGACCTCGCCCCGCGCTACCGCCTCGCTTGCCAGTACATGCTGCTTGACGAGGACATCGTGGTGAAGTTCTAA
- a CDS encoding zinc ribbon domain-containing protein, which yields MPLFDFRCPSCDKTFEVLVLGSRTPRCPQCGNESLEKQVSRPAPPGQSAGLVKAARAQAKREGHFSNY from the coding sequence ATGCCTTTGTTCGATTTCCGCTGTCCGTCGTGCGACAAAACCTTCGAAGTGCTGGTGCTGGGAAGTCGGACGCCGCGCTGCCCGCAATGCGGCAACGAGTCGCTCGAAAAGCAGGTCTCGCGGCCGGCCCCTCCAGGACAGTCCGCAGGCTTGGTGAAGGCGGCGCGCGCGCAGGCGAAGCGCGAAGGGCATTTCAGCAACTACTGA
- the nifH gene encoding nitrogenase iron protein gives MSLRQIAFYGKGGIGKSTTSQNTLAALAEMGQKILIVGCDPKADSTRLILHAKAQDTVLSLAADAGSVEDLELEDVLRVGYRDIRCVESGGPEPGVGCAGRGVITAINFLEENGAYDGVDYVSYDVLGDVVCGGFAMPIRENKAQEIYIVMSGEMMAMYAANNISKGILKYANAGGVRLGGLICNERKTDKEYELAEALAKKLGTSLIHFVPRDNVVQHAELRRMTVLEYDPESKQAGEYRALAQKVHANKGNGVIPTPITMDELEDLLLEFGIMQKEDESIVGKAKVA, from the coding sequence ATGTCGCTTCGTCAAATTGCGTTCTACGGAAAGGGTGGCATCGGGAAATCGACCACCTCCCAGAACACCCTGGCGGCGCTGGCCGAGATGGGCCAGAAGATCCTGATCGTCGGCTGCGACCCCAAGGCCGACTCGACCCGCCTGATCCTGCACGCCAAGGCCCAGGACACCGTCCTGTCGCTCGCCGCCGATGCCGGCTCGGTCGAGGATCTCGAGCTCGAGGACGTGCTGCGCGTCGGTTATCGCGACATCCGCTGCGTTGAATCGGGCGGCCCGGAACCCGGCGTCGGCTGCGCGGGTCGTGGCGTCATCACCGCGATCAACTTCCTCGAAGAAAACGGTGCCTATGACGGCGTCGACTACGTCTCCTACGACGTGCTCGGTGACGTCGTCTGTGGCGGCTTCGCGATGCCGATCCGCGAGAACAAGGCCCAGGAAATCTACATCGTCATGTCGGGCGAAATGATGGCGATGTACGCCGCCAACAACATCTCGAAGGGCATTCTGAAGTACGCCAACGCCGGCGGCGTGCGCCTGGGCGGCCTGATCTGCAACGAGCGCAAGACCGACAAGGAGTACGAACTGGCCGAAGCGCTGGCGAAGAAGCTCGGCACCTCGCTGATCCACTTCGTCCCGCGCGACAACGTCGTGCAGCACGCCGAACTGCGCCGCATGACCGTGCTCGAGTACGACCCCGAGTCCAAGCAAGCCGGCGAATACCGCGCCCTCGCACAGAAGGTCCACGCCAACAAGGGCAACGGCGTGATCCCGACCCCGATCACGATGGACGAGCTCGAAGACCTGCTGCTCGAGTTCGGCATCATGCAGAAGGAAGACGAGTCGATCGTCGGCAAGGCCAAGGTCGCCTGA
- the nifD gene encoding nitrogenase molybdenum-iron protein alpha chain, with protein MMSAVLDDKTRNKALINEVLEVYPEKAAKKRAKHLNVYEEGKPDCGVKSNIKSLPGVMTIRGCAYAGSKGVVWGPIKDMMHISHGPVGCGQYSWATRRNYYNGTTGVDAFGAMQVTSDFQEKDIVFGGDKKLDKVVDEIAQLFPLAKGISVQSECPIGLIGDDIEAVSKKKSKEINLPMVPVRCEGFRGVSQSLGHHIANDAIRDWVFDKADYNAPFESTPYDVVLMADYNIGGDAWSSRILLEEMGLRVIGQGTGDATLKEIEMMPRAKLLLLHCYRSMNYIARHVEEKYGVPWFEYNLFGPTKIAESLRGIAAFFDDTIKEKAEQVIAKYTALSQAVIDKYKPRLAGKKVMLYVGGLRPRHVVGAYEDLGMEVCGTGYEFGHGDDYQRTTHYVKDGTLIYDDVSSFELEKFAEKIRPDLIGSGVKEKYIFQKMGIPFRQMHSWDYSGPYHGYDGFAIFARDMDMAINSPVWGMTKAPWKK; from the coding sequence ATGATGAGTGCAGTACTCGACGACAAGACGCGCAACAAGGCGTTGATCAACGAGGTGCTCGAGGTCTACCCCGAGAAGGCCGCGAAGAAGCGCGCCAAGCACCTCAACGTCTATGAAGAGGGCAAGCCCGACTGCGGCGTGAAGTCCAACATCAAGTCCCTGCCGGGCGTGATGACGATCCGCGGCTGCGCCTACGCCGGCTCGAAGGGCGTGGTCTGGGGCCCGATCAAGGACATGATGCACATCAGCCACGGCCCGGTGGGCTGCGGCCAGTACTCGTGGGCCACGCGCCGCAACTACTACAACGGCACCACCGGGGTCGACGCCTTCGGCGCGATGCAGGTCACCTCCGACTTCCAGGAAAAGGACATCGTCTTCGGCGGTGACAAGAAGCTCGACAAGGTGGTCGACGAGATCGCCCAGCTCTTCCCGCTCGCGAAGGGCATCTCGGTGCAGTCCGAGTGCCCGATCGGCCTGATCGGCGACGACATCGAGGCGGTGTCGAAGAAGAAGTCGAAGGAAATCAACCTGCCGATGGTGCCGGTGCGCTGCGAGGGTTTCCGCGGCGTGTCGCAGTCGCTCGGCCACCACATCGCCAACGACGCGATCCGCGACTGGGTGTTCGACAAGGCGGACTACAACGCGCCGTTCGAATCGACGCCCTACGACGTCGTGCTGATGGCCGACTACAACATCGGCGGCGACGCGTGGTCCTCGCGCATCCTGCTCGAAGAGATGGGCCTCCGGGTGATCGGCCAGGGCACTGGCGACGCGACGCTCAAGGAAATCGAGATGATGCCGCGCGCGAAGCTGCTGCTGCTGCACTGCTACCGCTCGATGAACTACATCGCCCGCCACGTCGAAGAGAAGTACGGCGTGCCCTGGTTCGAGTACAACCTCTTCGGGCCGACCAAGATCGCCGAGTCGCTGCGCGGCATCGCCGCCTTCTTCGACGACACGATCAAGGAGAAGGCCGAGCAGGTCATCGCCAAGTACACCGCGCTGTCGCAGGCGGTCATCGACAAGTACAAGCCGCGCCTCGCGGGCAAGAAGGTGATGCTCTACGTCGGCGGCCTGCGCCCGCGTCACGTCGTCGGTGCGTATGAAGACCTCGGCATGGAAGTCTGCGGCACCGGCTACGAGTTCGGCCACGGCGACGACTACCAGCGCACGACCCACTACGTGAAGGACGGCACGCTGATCTACGACGACGTCTCCAGCTTCGAACTGGAGAAGTTCGCCGAGAAGATCCGCCCCGACCTGATCGGCTCCGGCGTCAAGGAAAAGTACATCTTCCAGAAGATGGGCATCCCCTTCCGCCAGATGCACAGCTGGGACTACTCCGGCCCGTATCACGGCTATGACGGCTTCGCGATCTTCGCACGCGACATGGACATGGCGATCAACTCGCCGGTATGGGGCATGACCAAGGCCCCCTGGAAGAAATAA
- a CDS encoding NAD(+)--dinitrogen-reductase ADP-D-ribosyltransferase encodes MGAPADIPYGQSTNLVGIPTGLLASVAFNAHPLPLRIHGVRETNRALFAMLHDAASIEDAVLAFQIYMRSVFDLDAAPLLDTLGRKRYRANYLRLLRGWGFDANGREAAVLKGWVESRFGLQPTFHKEPLGRYPSEAWMTYLEEKMSARFHNNGIHAQLDLLYEYGQRVFRRWLYPGRHHLTLYRGVNDFAEHQVVAWLPREKGRLREAIARQNNLVSFTTQRDVADQFGDTILEVEVPLCKVVYCNALMPGPVLRGEGEVMVLGGEYRVRMATL; translated from the coding sequence ATGGGCGCGCCCGCCGACATTCCCTACGGACAATCGACCAACCTCGTCGGGATTCCGACTGGGCTGCTCGCGAGCGTCGCCTTCAATGCGCATCCGCTGCCGCTGCGCATACATGGTGTGCGGGAGACCAACCGCGCGCTGTTCGCGATGCTGCACGACGCAGCGTCGATCGAGGATGCCGTGCTCGCGTTCCAGATCTACATGCGCAGCGTGTTCGACCTCGATGCGGCCCCGCTGCTCGACACGCTGGGGCGCAAGCGCTATCGGGCGAATTACCTGCGCCTGCTGCGTGGGTGGGGCTTCGATGCCAATGGGCGCGAGGCGGCGGTGCTGAAGGGCTGGGTCGAATCGCGCTTCGGCCTGCAGCCGACCTTCCACAAGGAGCCCCTCGGCCGCTATCCGTCGGAGGCGTGGATGACTTACCTCGAAGAGAAAATGAGCGCGCGCTTCCACAACAACGGCATCCATGCGCAGCTCGACCTGCTGTACGAATACGGCCAGCGGGTGTTTCGGCGCTGGCTGTACCCGGGACGCCATCACCTGACGCTGTACCGTGGCGTCAACGACTTCGCCGAGCATCAGGTCGTCGCCTGGCTGCCGCGTGAGAAGGGACGTCTGCGCGAGGCGATCGCGCGGCAGAACAATCTTGTCTCTTTCACGACACAGCGCGATGTCGCCGACCAGTTCGGCGACACGATCCTCGAAGTCGAAGTGCCGCTGTGCAAGGTCGTCTACTGCAACGCGTTGATGCCAGGGCCGGTACTGCGCGGAGAGGGTGAGGTGATGGTACTGGGCGGCGAGTATCGCGTGAGGATGGCGACGCTATGA
- a CDS encoding TlpA disulfide reductase family protein — translation MKKVLLSLLLSLAAITSTQALATPGEVPEGAMLRDVPMQGLTGESQLLSTFRGKPLIINMWASYCGPCAQEMGSLERLAKRSGKQFNVIGVSIDDYPERAQAFLAKVKTSFPHFIDQKLTMENMLGADRIPLTVLVDAQGRVLHKVFGSKEWDSPETVQAISKAFGIKM, via the coding sequence ATGAAGAAAGTCCTGCTCTCCCTGCTCTTGAGCCTCGCGGCGATCACGTCCACGCAGGCGCTTGCGACGCCGGGCGAAGTGCCCGAGGGGGCGATGCTGCGCGATGTGCCGATGCAGGGGCTGACGGGCGAGTCGCAACTGCTGTCGACGTTCCGCGGCAAGCCGCTGATCATCAACATGTGGGCGAGCTACTGCGGGCCCTGCGCACAGGAGATGGGTTCGCTGGAACGTCTCGCGAAGCGCTCGGGCAAACAGTTCAACGTGATCGGCGTGTCGATCGACGACTATCCCGAGCGCGCCCAGGCCTTCCTGGCGAAGGTGAAGACGAGCTTCCCGCACTTCATCGACCAGAAGCTGACGATGGAGAACATGCTGGGCGCCGACCGCATTCCCTTGACGGTGCTCGTCGATGCGCAGGGGCGTGTGCTGCACAAAGTCTTCGGCAGCAAGGAGTGGGACAGCCCGGAGACCGTGCAGGCCATCAGCAAGGCCTTCGGGATCAAGATGTAA
- a CDS encoding inorganic phosphate transporter, which produces MTGMEISLATVVCLVALALVFDFMNGFHDAANSIATVVSTGVLKPHQAVAWAAFFNVVAISIFQLKVAATIGKGTIDPSIVDHYVVFGALLGAIAWNIITWYYGIPSSSSHALIGGLVGAAVAKAGFGALISEGLIKTVTFIIVSPLLGFILGSLMMIIVSWICFKTSQRKVDKWFRRLQLLSASLYSLGHGGNDAQKTIGIIWMLLIAAGLTSSADPIPVWVIVACYFAIGMGTLFGGWRIVKTMGQHITKLKPVGGFCAETGGAMTLFLATALGIPVSTTHTITGAIVGVGSARRVSAVRWGVAGNIVWAWILTIPCSAVMAALGWYVGRAIL; this is translated from the coding sequence ATGACAGGCATGGAGATCAGCCTCGCCACGGTGGTGTGCCTCGTGGCGCTGGCGCTGGTGTTCGATTTCATGAACGGCTTCCACGACGCGGCGAACTCGATCGCCACCGTCGTGTCTACCGGCGTTCTCAAGCCGCACCAGGCCGTCGCCTGGGCCGCGTTCTTCAACGTGGTGGCGATCTCGATCTTCCAGCTGAAGGTCGCTGCGACGATCGGCAAGGGCACGATCGATCCGTCCATCGTCGACCACTACGTGGTGTTCGGCGCACTACTCGGCGCGATTGCCTGGAACATCATCACCTGGTACTACGGCATTCCGTCGAGCTCCTCGCACGCGTTGATCGGCGGCCTCGTCGGGGCCGCGGTCGCCAAGGCGGGCTTCGGCGCGCTGATCAGCGAGGGCCTGATCAAGACCGTGACCTTCATCATCGTCTCGCCGCTGCTCGGTTTCATTCTGGGCTCGCTGATGATGATCATCGTGAGCTGGATCTGCTTCAAGACCTCGCAGCGCAAGGTCGACAAGTGGTTCCGCCGCCTGCAGCTGCTGTCGGCGTCGCTCTATAGTCTCGGCCACGGCGGCAACGATGCGCAGAAGACGATCGGCATCATCTGGATGCTGCTGATTGCGGCCGGCCTCACTTCGAGTGCCGATCCGATACCGGTCTGGGTGATCGTCGCCTGCTATTTCGCGATCGGCATGGGCACGCTGTTCGGTGGCTGGCGGATCGTCAAGACGATGGGCCAGCACATCACCAAGCTGAAGCCGGTCGGCGGTTTCTGCGCGGAGACCGGCGGTGCGATGACGCTGTTCCTCGCGACGGCGCTGGGCATCCCGGTGTCGACGACGCATACCATCACCGGCGCGATCGTCGGTGTCGGTTCGGCACGTCGGGTTTCCGCCGTGCGTTGGGGTGTTGCAGGCAACATCGTGTGGGCATGGATCCTGACCATCCCATGCAGCGCCGTGATGGCGGCTCTCGGCTGGTATGTCGGCCGGGCGATTCTCTGA
- a CDS encoding tetratricopeptide repeat protein: MKKQCQARSIAGSSMSRKSDKLMQQAEQARNRGNHEQARLCYQKVLAKEPRHLDARYLLGSMLAEQRRLAEARPHIEEAARLAPNSPYVHNNLGNLYTLSGQNELAERAYARALQLQPQMVEALTNLHKLLDTRGALAESIAAAQRALVADPGMLEAHVMLGNACRDSGHIEQAVEHYSRVLEIQPGNGPSATNLLMCMNYHPAATVNEIHAKHRAWGAGLPAAVPRMARDHGKRLRIGYVSPDLVRHPVGYLMEALLASHDDEHFDVRVYSDAKAEDDVTARLRGHCGHWRNIAGIDDDTLTAVLRSDALDIAVDLAGHTAQNRLAVFARRVAPVQVSYLGYCTTTGVPAMDYVITDAGLDPTEADAACYTEQLWRLPRPSFAFTPDADFPEVGPLPAQDAGHLIFGSFNNLSKVSGPVLDLWAEVLRAIPDAGLFMQARALGDTGTRERVQGQLEDRGVAPERVVLAGFSSLAAHLNLFNHIDVCLDTFPWNGHMTTLDSLWMGVPVLTLEGDRRAGRMGATIQRAIGLDDFVARTSQDFVERAIALDKDRAYLANIRASLRARLAESVLADGAGLAREMEAAFAQMHAAAVAATNRQ, encoded by the coding sequence ATGAAGAAGCAATGCCAAGCACGTTCAATCGCCGGATCAAGCATGTCCAGGAAATCCGACAAACTGATGCAACAGGCCGAGCAGGCCCGGAACAGGGGAAACCACGAGCAGGCGCGTCTGTGCTACCAGAAGGTCCTCGCGAAGGAGCCTCGCCACCTCGACGCCCGTTACTTGCTCGGGTCGATGCTCGCCGAACAGCGACGTCTTGCCGAAGCGCGCCCACACATCGAGGAAGCGGCGCGTCTCGCTCCGAACTCTCCCTATGTTCACAACAACCTCGGCAACCTGTACACCCTCAGCGGTCAGAACGAACTGGCCGAACGCGCCTATGCGCGCGCGCTCCAACTGCAACCGCAAATGGTCGAAGCGCTGACCAATCTGCATAAGCTCCTGGACACTCGGGGCGCCCTCGCCGAATCCATTGCAGCCGCTCAGCGCGCCCTCGTCGCCGATCCCGGCATGCTGGAGGCGCACGTGATGCTCGGTAACGCCTGCCGCGATAGTGGTCATATAGAGCAAGCCGTCGAACACTATAGCCGGGTGCTCGAGATTCAGCCCGGTAACGGCCCATCCGCAACAAACCTGCTGATGTGCATGAATTACCATCCGGCCGCGACCGTCAATGAAATTCATGCGAAACATCGCGCGTGGGGCGCGGGTTTGCCCGCCGCTGTGCCGCGCATGGCGCGGGACCATGGGAAGCGCCTGCGCATCGGCTATGTTTCACCCGACCTTGTGCGCCACCCCGTCGGCTATCTGATGGAAGCCCTGCTCGCGTCGCATGACGACGAACACTTCGACGTGCGCGTGTATTCGGACGCAAAGGCAGAAGATGATGTCACAGCGCGACTGCGCGGACATTGCGGCCACTGGCGCAATATTGCCGGGATCGACGACGACACGCTTACCGCCGTACTTCGCAGCGACGCGCTCGACATCGCCGTGGACCTTGCCGGACACACCGCACAGAACCGCCTTGCCGTATTCGCGCGCCGGGTGGCCCCCGTCCAGGTGAGCTATCTCGGCTACTGCACTACCACCGGCGTCCCGGCCATGGACTACGTCATCACCGATGCAGGCCTCGATCCGACAGAGGCGGATGCCGCATGCTACACGGAACAGCTGTGGCGCCTACCGCGCCCAAGCTTTGCCTTCACCCCGGACGCCGATTTTCCCGAAGTCGGTCCACTGCCGGCGCAGGATGCGGGCCACCTGATCTTCGGCTCGTTCAACAACCTCTCGAAAGTCAGCGGTCCCGTGCTTGACCTCTGGGCGGAAGTCCTGCGCGCGATTCCGGACGCAGGCCTATTCATGCAGGCGCGCGCGCTTGGCGACACGGGCACACGCGAACGTGTGCAGGGCCAGCTCGAGGATCGCGGGGTCGCCCCCGAGCGCGTCGTGCTCGCCGGCTTTTCGTCCCTCGCGGCGCACCTGAACCTCTTCAACCACATTGACGTCTGCCTCGACACCTTCCCATGGAACGGTCACATGACAACGCTGGACAGTCTGTGGATGGGCGTGCCCGTATTGACGCTCGAGGGAGACCGCCGTGCCGGGCGGATGGGAGCGACGATTCAGCGGGCTATCGGATTGGACGACTTCGTAGCCCGCACTTCGCAGGACTTCGTGGAGCGCGCCATTGCGCTCGACAAGGACCGCGCATACCTTGCGAACATACGCGCCAGCCTGCGAGCCCGCCTGGCCGAGTCGGTGCTGGCCGACGGCGCGGGGCTCGCGCGCGAAATGGAAGCGGCATTCGCCCAAATGCATGCAGCGGCCGTAGCCGCCACAAACAGACAGTAA
- the draG gene encoding ADP-ribosyl-[dinitrogen reductase] hydrolase — MSATGPTLQERALGAYLGLAIGDALGATVEFLTATEIRQQYGELRDIVGGGWLKLKPGQVTDDTQMSLAMGAALLESGGWDLRNIACHWLAWLKSKPIDVGNTCRRGLVRFGRDGSLEAPFSDGDAGNGALMRNLPAILFAFRDAELLERCSIEQAHVTHHHPFSDAATLGVARMAALLLRGGHWRDNLRALRGLAKELVETHRQFRFEPYPKRATAYVVDTAQTILHGFFSTDSFESCLVTTVNQGGDADTTGAIAGMLAGAYYGVGAIPARWLKKLDAGVRREIERQVPALLALGERG; from the coding sequence ATGAGTGCGACTGGGCCGACGCTGCAGGAGCGCGCGCTCGGCGCCTACTTGGGCCTTGCGATCGGCGATGCGCTCGGCGCCACGGTCGAGTTCCTGACGGCGACCGAGATCCGCCAGCAGTACGGCGAACTGCGCGATATTGTCGGCGGCGGCTGGCTGAAGCTGAAGCCAGGGCAGGTCACCGACGACACGCAGATGTCGCTTGCGATGGGCGCGGCGCTGCTCGAATCCGGCGGATGGGACCTCCGGAACATCGCCTGCCACTGGCTCGCGTGGCTGAAGTCCAAGCCGATCGACGTCGGCAACACCTGTCGCCGCGGCCTCGTCCGTTTCGGGCGCGACGGCTCGCTCGAAGCGCCGTTTTCCGATGGCGATGCGGGTAACGGCGCGCTGATGCGCAATCTCCCAGCGATCCTCTTCGCGTTTCGCGACGCCGAACTGCTCGAACGCTGTTCGATCGAGCAGGCCCACGTCACGCACCACCACCCGTTTTCGGATGCCGCAACGCTCGGTGTTGCCCGCATGGCCGCGTTGTTGTTGCGCGGCGGACACTGGCGCGACAACCTGCGCGCCTTGCGCGGGCTTGCGAAGGAACTGGTCGAGACACATCGCCAATTCCGCTTCGAGCCCTACCCGAAGCGAGCGACGGCCTACGTCGTCGACACGGCGCAGACCATACTGCACGGCTTCTTCAGCACCGACAGCTTCGAGTCCTGCCTCGTCACCACCGTGAACCAAGGTGGCGACGCCGATACGACCGGGGCGATCGCCGGGATGCTGGCGGGCGCATACTACGGTGTCGGGGCGATTCCCGCGCGTTGGCTGAAGAAGCTCGACGCGGGCGTACGGCGCGAGATCGAGCGCCAGGTGCCCGCGCTGCTGGCACTCGGCGAGCGAGGCTGA
- a CDS encoding DUF47 domain-containing protein: protein MFSRFMPKEGHFFKLFNAHADEIVTGAKALVVLMQAVGQNDAQVAKSTADIDDSETRADSINHEVMALMHATFITPLDRDEIHQLISHMDDVLDTIQDVAETMSLYDIVDVTPEARKLAELSLSCAERVRSAVALLSNMDNGQTILKTCREIDELESDADRVLRSALSRLFREEQDVRQVLKFKGIYELLESITDRCEDVAKILEAVVLENS from the coding sequence ATGTTCTCCCGCTTCATGCCCAAGGAAGGGCATTTCTTCAAGCTGTTCAACGCGCACGCGGACGAGATCGTGACCGGCGCGAAAGCGCTGGTTGTGCTGATGCAGGCGGTCGGCCAGAACGATGCGCAGGTCGCCAAATCGACGGCCGACATCGACGACTCCGAGACCCGCGCCGACAGCATCAATCACGAGGTGATGGCGCTGATGCACGCGACCTTCATCACCCCGCTCGACCGCGACGAGATCCACCAGCTGATCTCGCACATGGACGACGTGCTCGACACGATCCAGGACGTGGCGGAAACGATGTCGCTCTACGACATCGTCGACGTGACGCCCGAGGCCCGCAAGCTCGCCGAGCTGTCGCTGTCCTGCGCCGAACGCGTGCGCTCCGCGGTCGCGCTGCTGTCGAACATGGACAACGGCCAGACGATCCTGAAGACCTGCCGCGAAATCGACGAGCTCGAATCGGATGCCGACCGCGTGCTGCGCTCGGCGCTGTCGCGGCTCTTCCGCGAGGAGCAGGACGTTCGCCAGGTGCTCAAGTTCAAGGGCATCTACGAGCTGCTCGAATCGATTACCGATCGCTGCGAGGACGTCGCCAAGATCCTCGAAGCCGTCGTGCTCGAAAACTCCTGA
- the nifK gene encoding nitrogenase molybdenum-iron protein subunit beta — MSQSAEKVLDHSGLFEEPEYKELFERKKGFEGGCGAAKVQEIADWTKSMEYRELNFKREALVVNPAKACQPLGAVLCASGFEGTLPYVHGSQGCVAYFRSHFNRHFKEPCSAVSDSMTEDAAVFGGLTNMVDGLANSHALYKPKMIAVSTTCMAEVIGDDLDAFIKTAKQKGSIPEDFRVPFAHTPSFVGSHVTGYDNMLKGFLTHFWEGKTRTEVTAPAININGGFDGYCVANNREIKRMMKDMGVEATLLSDPSEVFDTPADGEFRMYSGGTTIAQMEAALNAKGTVFMQGISAAKSAEYVEKAGQKTVSLNCPIGVTGTDAFLMAVSELTGLPIPASLELERGRLVDAIADSQAYLHGKKFALFGDPDMTLGLTAFLLELGAEPVHIVCTNATKEWTAKINELLAASPFGKGAKAWGGKDLWHMRSLLATEPVDFLIGSSHGKYLERDIGTPLIRIGFPIFDRHHHHRFPIWGYQGGLNVLVKILDKIFDTLDAKTTDSASFDLVR, encoded by the coding sequence ATGTCTCAGAGTGCAGAAAAGGTACTCGACCACTCCGGCCTGTTCGAGGAGCCCGAGTACAAGGAACTCTTCGAGCGCAAGAAGGGCTTCGAAGGCGGCTGCGGCGCGGCCAAGGTCCAGGAGATCGCCGACTGGACCAAGTCCATGGAATACCGCGAGCTCAACTTCAAGCGTGAAGCGCTCGTCGTCAATCCGGCCAAGGCCTGCCAGCCGCTCGGCGCGGTGCTGTGCGCGTCGGGCTTCGAAGGCACCCTGCCCTACGTGCATGGTTCGCAAGGCTGTGTGGCCTACTTCCGCTCGCACTTCAACCGCCACTTCAAGGAACCGTGCTCGGCCGTCTCCGACTCGATGACCGAAGACGCGGCGGTGTTCGGCGGGCTGACCAACATGGTCGACGGCCTCGCCAACTCGCACGCGCTGTACAAGCCGAAGATGATCGCCGTGTCGACGACCTGCATGGCCGAAGTCATCGGTGACGATCTCGACGCCTTCATCAAGACCGCCAAGCAGAAGGGCTCGATCCCCGAGGACTTCCGCGTCCCGTTCGCGCACACCCCGAGCTTCGTCGGCAGCCACGTCACCGGCTACGACAACATGCTCAAGGGCTTCCTGACCCACTTCTGGGAAGGGAAGACGCGCACCGAAGTCACCGCTCCCGCCATCAACATCAACGGCGGCTTCGACGGCTACTGTGTCGCCAACAACCGGGAAATCAAGCGGATGATGAAGGACATGGGCGTCGAGGCGACGCTGCTGTCCGACCCGTCCGAAGTCTTCGATACCCCGGCCGACGGCGAATTCCGGATGTACTCGGGCGGCACGACGATCGCGCAAATGGAAGCGGCGCTCAACGCCAAGGGCACCGTGTTCATGCAGGGCATCTCGGCCGCCAAGTCCGCCGAGTACGTTGAAAAGGCCGGCCAGAAGACCGTCTCGCTCAATTGCCCGATCGGCGTCACCGGCACCGACGCCTTCCTGATGGCGGTGTCCGAGCTCACCGGCCTGCCGATCCCGGCCTCGCTCGAACTCGAACGCGGCCGCCTGGTGGATGCCATCGCCGACTCGCAGGCCTACCTGCACGGCAAGAAGTTCGCGCTCTTCGGCGACCCCGACATGACCCTCGGGCTCACCGCCTTCCTGCTCGAACTCGGCGCCGAACCGGTGCATATCGTCTGCACCAACGCGACCAAGGAGTGGACCGCGAAGATCAACGAACTGCTCGCCGCCAGCCCCTTTGGTAAGGGCGCCAAGGCATGGGGCGGCAAGGATCTGTGGCACATGCGCTCGCTGCTCGCGACCGAGCCGGTCGATTTCCTGATCGGCAGCTCGCATGGCAAGTATCTCGAGCGCGACATCGGCACCCCGCTGATCCGCATCGGCTTCCCGATCTTCGACCGCCACCACCACCACCGCTTCCCGATCTGGGGCTACCAGGGCGGCCTGAACGTCCTCGTCAAGATCCTCGACAAGATCTTCGACACCCTGGACGCCAAGACTACCGACTCGGCCAGCTTCGACCTGGTGCGCTAA